Within Opitutales bacterium, the genomic segment ACCTCACCATGGGGCTCGGTGTCGTCGATGCATTGGCAGATAAGACCAGCCTGCCTTTGGATATTCATCTTATGGTCGACGATCCCGATTTCTTCATCGACCTTTTGAAGGAGACAGGCGTCTCGCAAATCTCAGTTCATGCAGAGGCTTGCACGCACCTCGACCGCACCCTGACGCAGATACGTGAGATCGGAGCAAAGGCTGGCGTGGCTATTAACCCAGGAACGCCCCTTGAGGCCATAGAGTATGTGCTTGATCGCTTGGACTACGTGCTGGTGATGACGGTGAATCCGGGCTTCGCCGGGCAGCAAATGACTCCCGCGTCGATCCGCAAGATTGCTGATTGCCGCAAGTTACTGGATGATCGCGGTTACCGCGAAATGCCGATCCAGGTCGATGGAAATGTCAGTTTCGCCAATATCCCAGCCATGGTAGCGGCGGGCGGAACGAATCTCGTTGCCGGTACGAGCAGTATATTCAACTCAGCCGCAAGTTGGTCAGAAAACCTCGAGCGGACGCATGCCGCGATTGCCGAGGGTCTGAGCCAAAATGCCGAGCCCGCCGTCGTTTAATCATTTTTCAAACCTTCTATGAGTAAACAGCAGAACATGGAAGCCATCGTCTTACACGGTGTCTCCGATCTTCGATTTGAAAATGTCCCGGTGCCTGCACTGACCGCTGGTAAGGTGCGTGTCCGCATCGGATTTTGTGGGGTGTGCGGCTCGGACATTCCGCGTAGCTTTGTGAAGGGTACTTACAGTTTTCCGACAGTCTGTGGCCATGAATTTGCAGGCACGATCGAAGCAGTGGGTGAAGGTGTGGATGGCTGGGCGGTCGGGGATCGCGTAGCGGTATTTCCTCTCATCTGGCGCGAGGATCATCCGGCTTCGGAAAAAGGAGAGTATGCCCAGTCGGATGGTTACGATTATCTTGGATCACGTAGTGATGGGGGTGCAATTGAAGGAACGGGGAGTTTTTTTGCAGAAACACCACTTTAAGGTGTACAAGCGTTCACTAATATGAAAT encodes:
- a CDS encoding alcohol dehydrogenase catalytic domain-containing protein — encoded protein: MSKQQNMEAIVLHGVSDLRFENVPVPALTAGKVRVRIGFCGVCGSDIPRSFVKGTYSFPTVCGHEFAGTIEAVGEGVDGWAVGDRVAVFPLIWREDHPASEKGEYAQSDGYDYLGSRSDGGAIEGTGSFFAETPL